The genomic segment ATAATAATCGGTTGATAATGCGCCAAGGTATCCGGGTGAATCGCATCGGGGTGGAAGCTTAAGGGATTTCCTTCTAAGTCGCAACACACCAAACCCGCCGCTTTGGCGATCGCCACCGGCCCCACCGTATCCCAGAGTTTAACGCGACCATTGAGATACACATACAAACCCGCCCGACCGCAAACCACTTCCATCACCTTGAGACCAAAGCTGCCCAGCGAGTAAAATTTTAACTCTGGTAGGATTTGGGCGATCGCCTCTCCAAAATTCGCCTGGTCTTTATCCCCCAAAAGCATTGAAGCGGCGAACGGGGAACCGATGGGAGGAACCGCCGCGATCGGTTGTCTGGCATTCTCTCCTTGAACCTGCCACACCCCCCACCCCGGCCCGCCCGCATAGAGGGTATCCGTTGCCGGTGCATATATCCAACCCGCACTCGGTTGAGCATCCTGCAACAGGCCAACCATCACTGCATAGCTTTGTTCGCCTTGAATAAAATCTTCTGTCCCATCTAAGGGGTCGATCAGCCACAAACGCGAATAGCTTTCGTGGAAGAGCTTTCGCGATCGCGCATTTTCTTCTGTAATCGCCCCATCGTGGGGAAACATCTCCTGAAACGCTGCCGCTAGCTGCCGATCGAGCAAGCGGTCAATGTCGGTCACGTAGTCTCCGGGTCCTTTTTGCTCAATCGCAAATTGCTGCAAGACTAGCGACTGAATCTGTTGACCGCATTGGCGGAGTACCGATTGAATTTGGCGATCGCAAGCAAGAATGTTCATCCCTAGAATGTAACAGAAAAACGGGCTAACCTGAATCAGGTTAACCCGCCAGCTTGGGAACGCGCTATAGAAACTACTTTTGTAAAACGAGTTTGACGTTAGCGTTTTGCAAACCAGGACGCTTGACTTCAGCCAAGGTCTTATTCACTGCATACTTCTGATTAATGGAGTTGATCAGTTCGGTTTGATTGTGCTTCTTAGCAACACCCCACAGGTCAGCAATCAGGTCAAAGGAACCATCAGCATTGCGAGACCAACCGAGGTCATATTCGCCTTCGAGAACAGCAACGATATCAGAACGAACGCGTTGGCCGTTGTAACCGCGAACATCTGCTTCCGTTTTCACGGTGATGCCCAGATCGCGCAAAGAAGCTTTCAGGATTTCAGCATCAGTGATTTTGGTCCGCAGAGTGCTAAAGTGAGACATTGGGATTTCCTCCAGTAGAAATTAAAGAGAAACGACAACTTGGTTTTTGGGAATACACCGGGTCAGCTTGGGTTAGTCACCCCGGCGTTTATTTCGACTGCTAGCACGAGGCTAGCCTTTGCCTTCCTGTGGGAAGCAGGAAGGAAAGCTTTTTAGAACTCCAATCGCTGATATTCAGCAACTGAAGAGGCCGCAGGTCTTGCTCGCTGTCTCGCCCAATCTCTGAGGGCGGTAACTTGTTCGCTCATCGTTCTAG from the Desertifilum tharense IPPAS B-1220 genome contains:
- a CDS encoding DUF1257 domain-containing protein produces the protein MSHFSTLRTKITDAEILKASLRDLGITVKTEADVRGYNGQRVRSDIVAVLEGEYDLGWSRNADGSFDLIADLWGVAKKHNQTELINSINQKYAVNKTLAEVKRPGLQNANVKLVLQK
- a CDS encoding 3'(2'),5'-bisphosphate nucleotidase CysQ; amino-acid sequence: MNILACDRQIQSVLRQCGQQIQSLVLQQFAIEQKGPGDYVTDIDRLLDRQLAAAFQEMFPHDGAITEENARSRKLFHESYSRLWLIDPLDGTEDFIQGEQSYAVMVGLLQDAQPSAGWIYAPATDTLYAGGPGWGVWQVQGENARQPIAAVPPIGSPFAASMLLGDKDQANFGEAIAQILPELKFYSLGSFGLKVMEVVCGRAGLYVYLNGRVKLWDTVGPVAIAKAAGLVCCDLEGNPLSFHPDAIHPDTLAHYQPIIIGWPEYVEALRPKLQSAIASVN